The window CGCCGGCGCAAGCCGTGCAGGAGCGTTGCGGTACGAATGGCGCCGGTCGCGCCGAGTGGGTGGCCAAGCGCGATGGCGCCGCCGCATGGATTGATTTTGACGGGATCGAGTTGCAGATCGTTTATCACGGCAAGGCTTTGCGCGGCGAACGCTTCGTTGAGTTCGATGCTGTCGATATCCTCCTGCTTTAAGCCCGCTTGCCGCAACGCTTTCGGAATGGCTTTGACCGGGCCGATTCCCATGATTTCCGGCGGTACGCCGGCTACGGCAAACGCAAGGAAACGGCCGATCGGACGGAGGCCGAAGCGCTGCAGCGCCGCTGCGCTCATCAGCAGCACAGCGCCCGCGCCGTCCGACATTTGCGAACTGTTGCCGGCGGTCACGGAACCATTTGCCGCGAATACCGGCTTCAGTTTCGCGAGCGTTTCGGTCGTCGTGCCCGAGCGTGGCCCTTCGTCCGTGTCGGCCGCCTTGCGGACGATCCGGACCCCATACGTGTCGAGATCCGGTACGCTGGCGGCAACCTCGTAAGGCGCAATCTCGTCGCTGAAGCCTCCGTGCTCTATCGCAAGCAGCGCCTTGCCGTGGCTTTGCGCCGCGAATTCATCCTGCGCTTCGCGGCTGATGTTCCAACGCCTGGCGACATTCTCGGCGGTAATCCCCATGCCGTATGCGATGCCGACGTTATCGTCGGCGAAAATCGCGGGATTGAACGATGGCTTGTTGCCGGTCATCGGCACCATGCTCATGCTTTCCGTACCGGCCGCGATCATGACGTCAGCCTCGCCGAGCCGAATGCGATCGGCGGCGATCGCGACTGCCTGTAATCCCGACGAGCAAAAGCGATTGATCGTCATGCCGGCAACCGTGTTCGGCAAGCCGGCAAGCAGCAAGCCGATGCGGGCGACGTTCAACCCCTGCTCGCCTTCCGGCATCGCGCAGCCGACGATCACGTCATCGATCGCCGCCGGGTCGAGGCCTGGAGCGCGCGCCAATACGCTCCTGATCACGTGCGCAAGCATGTCGTCCGGCCGCACTTGCCTGAACATGCCGCGCGGCGCTTTGCCGACCGGCGTGCGCACCGCGCCGACAATGTAGGCATCCTGAATCTGCTTGATCACCGACTTCTCCAGATGAATCCTGCCGACGCAGCTTGCGTTCGGCCTTGCCTCTCGCTAGTTTCTCAGCGGCTTTCCCGTCTTCAGCATCTGTTCAATGCGCGCCTGCGTTTTTTCCGTCGCCATCAATTCCATGAACAGCTTGCGTTCGAGCGCGAGCAGCCAGTCTTCATCGACCAGACTGCCCGCTTCGACTTCGCCGCCGCACAGCACGGTTGCGACGCGCGCGCCGATCTCAAAATCGTGCTCCGAAATAAAGTTGCCGGCGCGCATGTTGATCATCGCGGCTTTGAAATTGGCGATACCCGGCTGCCCGGCAACGGGAACGCCGCGAGGCTTGAGCGGGGGGTGGTAACCCGCTTCAGCGATGGCGATGGCTTGCGATTTCGCAACGTGCAGCAATTCGAAGCGATTCATGACGATGGCGTCGGACGAACGCAGATAGCCGAATTCCTTCGCTTGCGCGGCGCTTTTCGACACCTGCCCGGTGGCGATGGTCTGGAAATGCCGCTGCAGCGGCGCGAAAACGTCGCTGTTGCCGGCCGCTTTCGCTTCGGCTGCGGCGCGCAACGCAAATTCCTTGCAGCCGCCGCCGGCGGGCAGCAGACCAACGCCGACTTCAACGAGGCCGATGTAGCTTTCGAGCGACGCGACCGCGCGGTCGCAATGCATGATCAATTCGCAGCCGCCGCCGAGCGCCATGCCGTCGACGGCGGCGATCGTCGGTACGCTTGAGTATTTGAGCGCCTGTGTCGTGTACTGAAACTGCTCGACCACGGATTCGATCTCAGCCAGCTTGCCGGCCATCAGCTGGTCGGCGAAGCCGAACCTGCGCGCGGCGCCGAGGACGAGCGCCTGCGCCTTGCGCTTGAAGCGCTTGATCACGGCGCCAGTGACGGATGGGGCGGATGGGGCCGAGGGTTCTACGGACGGACCGCTATTCGTAATTTTCGCCAGATTTGCACCCAGTGAAAACGGCGGCGCGGTCTGCCATATCACGAGTGCGCGCCACTGCCGTTCGGCCTCGTCGATCGCCTGCAAAATCGCATCGAGTACGTCGCTTCCTATCGTATTTTTCTTGCTCTTGAAGCTCAGGATTGCGATATCGTCGCCGGTGTGCCAAAGCCGCGCGGCTTCGGTTTCGAAGATCGTTTGTCCGTATTGAACGGGTTCGCCCAGCAACGCATCGGGGAACAACTGACGGCGATAGACCACCAGCGTCGAGCGCGCTTCGATCGCGTTGCCGAGCGGCGCATACGAGCCCGCCGCTTCATGTACACCCTGGCGCCCTGCTACCCACGCGGGCAGCGGCGCGTCGCTCAGGGCCTTGCCGGCCGCGATATCGGCTTCGATGGCATGCGTGATGTCCTGCCAACCCGCCGCCTGCCAGGTTTCGAAGGGGCCGCGTTCCCAGCCGAAACCCCAGCGCAGCACGAGATCGACATCGCGCGCATTGTCGGCAATCGCATGCAAATGGAACGCGCTGTAGTGAAACACGTCGCGAAAAATCGCCCACAGGAATTGCGCCTGCGGATGCGGGTTGGCACGCAGTGCGCGCAGTTTTTCGCCCGGATGCTCGAGCTTGAGTATCTGCTGGATCTCATCATCCGCCATTCCTGTCGACGGTCGATAGCTACCCCTCGCGATGTCCAGCACCTGAATTTCCTTGCCCACTTTCTGGTAAATGCCGCGCCGGGATTTGGCGCCGAGCGCGCCGCTCTTGATCAAATCCTCGAGCCAGCCCGGCAGCGCGAAATACTTGTGCCACGGGTCATCAGGCAGCGTGTCGCGCATGGTATTGACGACGTGGGTAAGCGTATCGAGGCCGACCACATCCGCCGTGCGGAAAGTCGCGCTTTTCGGCCGGCCGATGGCGGGACCGGTCAGCGCATCGACGACATCGAAAGCCAGGCCCGCTTTCTGCGCTTCGACCATGGTCGCGATCATCGAAAACACGCCGATTCGGTTGGAGATGAAGTTCGGCGTATCTTTGGCGCGCACTATGCCCTTGCCTAGCGTTGTGACGAGAAATGCTTCGAGTTGATCGAGTAAAGCCGGGTCGGTTTGCGTGCATGCAATCAATTCGACCAGATGCATGTAGCGCGGCGGGTTAAAGAAATGTACGCCGCAGAAACGATGACGCAGCGCTTCCGGAAACGCTTGCGCCAATGCGTTGATCGACAATCCCGATGTGTTGCTGGCGAACACGATGTCGGCGGCGAGGTGCGGCGCGACCTTGTCATACAAATCCCGTTTCCAGTCCATGCGCTCGGAAATCGCTTCGATCACGAGATCGCATTCAGCGAGCCTCGGCAGGTGCTGGTCATAATTGGCCGGCTCGATGAACGCGAGCGTCGATGCAGTGGCAAGCGGCGAGGGTTCGATTTTGGCGAGATTGTCGATCGCTTTCTGCGAATTGGCGTTCGGCGCGCCGTCTTTGCCTGCCAGTTCGAACAGCAGCGTTTCGATGCCGGCGTTGACGAAATGCGCCGCGATTTGCGCACCCATCACGCCGGCGCCAAGCACGGCGGCCTTGCGCACGACGAGTTGCCGCGGCTTCATGCGCCCTCCCGACCCGGCACGACGCGCGGCTTGCGGTCATCGCCGACGGCGACATACGTCAGCGTCGCTTCGGTGACTTTGAAGCATTCTTCCTTTTCGGGATTTCGCTGCGCGTAGACTTCGACGTTGACCGTGATCGAGGTGCGCCCGACGCGTACGACATCGGCATAAAAGCTGACGAGATCGCCGACGA is drawn from Burkholderiales bacterium and contains these coding sequences:
- a CDS encoding 3-hydroxyacyl-CoA dehydrogenase/enoyl-CoA hydratase family protein produces the protein MKPRQLVVRKAAVLGAGVMGAQIAAHFVNAGIETLLFELAGKDGAPNANSQKAIDNLAKIEPSPLATASTLAFIEPANYDQHLPRLAECDLVIEAISERMDWKRDLYDKVAPHLAADIVFASNTSGLSINALAQAFPEALRHRFCGVHFFNPPRYMHLVELIACTQTDPALLDQLEAFLVTTLGKGIVRAKDTPNFISNRIGVFSMIATMVEAQKAGLAFDVVDALTGPAIGRPKSATFRTADVVGLDTLTHVVNTMRDTLPDDPWHKYFALPGWLEDLIKSGALGAKSRRGIYQKVGKEIQVLDIARGSYRPSTGMADDEIQQILKLEHPGEKLRALRANPHPQAQFLWAIFRDVFHYSAFHLHAIADNARDVDLVLRWGFGWERGPFETWQAAGWQDITHAIEADIAAGKALSDAPLPAWVAGRQGVHEAAGSYAPLGNAIEARSTLVVYRRQLFPDALLGEPVQYGQTIFETEAARLWHTGDDIAILSFKSKKNTIGSDVLDAILQAIDEAERQWRALVIWQTAPPFSLGANLAKITNSGPSVEPSAPSAPSVTGAVIKRFKRKAQALVLGAARRFGFADQLMAGKLAEIESVVEQFQYTTQALKYSSVPTIAAVDGMALGGGCELIMHCDRAVASLESYIGLVEVGVGLLPAGGGCKEFALRAAAEAKAAGNSDVFAPLQRHFQTIATGQVSKSAAQAKEFGYLRSSDAIVMNRFELLHVAKSQAIAIAEAGYHPPLKPRGVPVAGQPGIANFKAAMINMRAGNFISEHDFEIGARVATVLCGGEVEAGSLVDEDWLLALERKLFMELMATEKTQARIEQMLKTGKPLRN
- a CDS encoding acetyl-CoA C-acyltransferase; its protein translation is MIKQIQDAYIVGAVRTPVGKAPRGMFRQVRPDDMLAHVIRSVLARAPGLDPAAIDDVIVGCAMPEGEQGLNVARIGLLLAGLPNTVAGMTINRFCSSGLQAVAIAADRIRLGEADVMIAAGTESMSMVPMTGNKPSFNPAIFADDNVGIAYGMGITAENVARRWNISREAQDEFAAQSHGKALLAIEHGGFSDEIAPYEVAASVPDLDTYGVRIVRKAADTDEGPRSGTTTETLAKLKPVFAANGSVTAGNSSQMSDGAGAVLLMSAAALQRFGLRPIGRFLAFAVAGVPPEIMGIGPVKAIPKALRQAGLKQEDIDSIELNEAFAAQSLAVINDLQLDPVKINPCGGAIALGHPLGATGAIRTATLLHGLRRRKQRYGMVTMCVGTGMGAAGVFEAL